The stretch of DNA GTAATATTGCTTCCGTTTCCCCGGCCTGCCCCGAAACGGAAATACCACTGACTATTAACTCCAATGTCTCAACTGAATCGTTCAACCCATCCGGCACCTGAGTTTCCTGAAAAAATTCTGCAATTTGGTACAGGCGTACTATTGCGCGGTCTGCCCGATTATTTAGTACACAAAGCCAATGCCGCCGGTCGATTCAACGGCTCCATTGTGGTGGTTAAATCGACAGATGGGCAAACCGACGAGTTTCAGGAGCAGGATAACCTGTATACGGTGGCCGTTCGAGGTATTCGGAATGGGCAGTCCGTTTCAGAAACAACGGTTGTGTCGGCCATAAGCCGGGTGTTGGCAGCTCAGACGCAGTGGGAAGACATTCTGCGTCTGGCCCGCAATCCGGCACTGCAAATCGTGATCTCCAATACCACCGAAGTGGGGCTGAATTATGTTGAAGAAAGTATTTTTCAGAAGCCGCCCCAATCGTTTCCGGGTAAGCTGACAGCCTTTCTGTATGAGCGATTTCGCAGCGTAGGCGGTTCCAAAGCCAAAGGATTAGTGGTCGTACCGACTGAACTCGTGACCGACAATGGCCTGGTTCTGCGTGATGCCGTTGAACGATTGTCGACCTACAACGAACTCGGCAAGCTATTTGTCAAATGGCTGAAATTCCATGTCCGTTTCTGCAACACGTTGGTTGATCGGATTGTAACGCGCCCAACTCACGATGCGCAACAGGCTCTTCAGACCGAATTAGGCTATGAAGACAATCTGCTGACCTTCACGGAACCGTATCACCTGTGGGCCATCGAGGGCGACGACCGGGTGCGGCAAACATTATCTTTTGCCGATGCCAGCACGCCCGAAATTATCATCGAAGAAGACATCAATTTTTATAAGGAACGTAAGTTGCGCATTCTCAATGGCACCCACACGCTGACCATGCCGCTGGGCTATTTGCTCGGTCTGGAAACCGTGGCCGACGAGATGAATCAACCCGCCATGAGCCGGTTTATTGAATCGCTGATGCTGGACGAAATTGTGCCAACTGTGCCGGACTATGGCGTTCCGGGTATGGATAAAGCTGCTGTGGCACAATTCGCCCACGACGTGCTCGACCGTTTCCGTAACCCTCATCTCGATCATCTGCTGTTGAAGATTTCGTTTCAGCAAACGGCCAAAATGCAGGCCCGCAACGTGGCAACGCTGCAACGGTACTACGAAAAGTTCAACGCCGTACCGCAACGAATGGCGTTGGGCTTTGCCGCCTACCTGCTGTTTATGCGGGCATTGCGCGAAGAAGAAGGGCAGTTTATCGGCGAGATTTCAGTAAACGATGGCCTGATTTCCTACCCGATTACCGACGAAAAAGCCGCTTATTTCTACGGCGACTGGCAGACCGTGAAGATCGACGATTCGGCTACGGTACAGGCGTTCGTAAAAAGCGTACTGTCGGACGCTACCCTCTGGAAAGCCGACCTCAGCACGTTGCCGGGCTTTGTCGATGCCGTGGCAGGCTACCTTAATTTGTTGTTAACGCAAGGGGCAGAGAAAACGCTGGCCGGGGTGGCGTAACGTGCTCCTCCGGGACAATCCAGCGGCTCCACTCAATATGCCAGCTTTATCTGTCGGATGCGTATGGTTGCCAGCGTGATGCAGCCGAGCGTGGCAACTACCAGATACAGCAGATTCTGCCAGTTGGCGGGTGTAAACAACAATCCGCCGGGAGCAACGTAGCGAAACTTGGGTACTCTGTCGAGGTGGGCAGGCGTGAATTTTTCCATCCGGTACACCAACGGAGCGAAGTAGTTGCGGAAAGCCGCGTGGTAATCCGTTACCTGCCGTTCAAAGTCGGCATAACGGCTCTCGCCCGTACCGGCAACATCGTTGAGCGACTGCTGCATAAACACCGCAGGCGACAAAAATCGGTAGCGGCTCACCATCGCCTGCCGCTCAGCCATTCGTTGGGCAAACTGCTCCAGTACACCTTCCATTGCCAGTTCTACCTCCAGCCTCGACCGCAGCATCTGAACCGTTCGGTCTTTGGGGTCGGGGGCGGTTTTAGGGGTAAATTCAGGATGTTCTTCGTAGAAACGAGCCACAGTTCCTTTGTCTTTAGCCAGTTCGTCGGCGGCATCACGGCTTTGCGTAATCAGGTCGATGCGCGATGGCATGGGATGCACGCTATCGACACACACAGCCAGAACCGTTGGGATGAGTAATACGAAACCTAACCACAACCCTACCAGCAGGGCTGCGTTGTAGCCCGACTCGCGCCCAAAACTGTTGACCAGAAACGACAGCGCGAACCAGAAGGCCGAATAGAGGGCTGTCAGCAACAGCAGGTAAGCTACCTCGCCTACGGCCTGCCCCAGCGGAACGCCAAACAACAGTAATCCGCTCACCACCAGCATACTAAACAGTCCATTGATCAGTACGTAGCGAAACATGTATCGATAGCCCGCCACCTGACTCAGCGGGGCTGTTTCGGTTAGCAGCAGAGCCAGTGTTCCCTGTTCGCGCTCCGACGAAACAAGGTTGTAGGTAAACGCAATGATCAGGAGGGGCAACAGGTATATGATGACAAACGATAGGTCGAACGCGCCGTTGAACAGCACACGCGGATTTTCGAGTTCTTCACTATGATAGAGTGCCTGTCGTTTCGAGAGCGTCAGCTTGTAATAATACGGATACAGATCCCCCTGCCCTACCGACGTCAGAGCCAGCGCATAGGGCGGGAGCGTGGCATACCGGGCACCCATCCGATTACCGAAATAAAACGGATTGGTTGGATCACCAAAATGCCCACCGTCGAAGTGCTGTCCCGGTTTAGCCTGTGCAATTTGCTGCCGGAAGTGGGCATAGTCGGCCCGTTCCTGTTGGGCAATTGCGGCAAGTGTATCGCGCTGGAAGGTTGTGCGTTGCCAGCCCGTCCAGAGCGCAATCAGCACGAAAGCACTTAATAGGCCGGGCACAATCAGGAGCAGCCGGTTCGCACGCAGGGCCAGAAAGTCGTAGCGAGTGATGTGTCGGAACATAGGCTTACAGGTCGAGTCGGATGCGGTAGGCGGTTTGGTTTAGGAGAAAAGCGACCACGAAAATCCAGACAGACAGCGCGGCTAAACTCAATACAAGCTGTTGCAGAACGAACCGGAACGGCGGTGGTTCGTACCGGAACGGTGGCACGGCTTTCCAGAGTGCGGGGCCAACCTGATAAGCAGCCTGCCCCGCGCCATGCTGGATGATGTCGCGGTTCATAGTCTGGGCAATAAGCTGCCGATGCTGCTCGGCCTGTTTGGCAAAGTGTAGCTGTTTGGGCAGGTTGGTTCCGGCCAGCCCCGCCGACAGGCTCTGCATTGCCAGTGCGGGCGACAACCCGTTTATCAGGTCCATCAGTGCATCCTGCCGGGCATAGGTTTCGTGCAATGCCCCGTAGTTGTGGGCATAAATCAATTCGCCATATTCTTCGCCTTCCTGCAACAAAACCCCCTGATAGCCAATCGGTAGCTTCGTGATTGTGTCGACTCCGTAACGGGTCAACAACGAATCATCGAGCCGTTTCCGACGCAGTGATACCGGTGTTTTGCGGTCGATACCCAGTTCATTGTCGAGCCGGACGTTGTGCGAAAACGCGAACGACGACGGAGCCGGATAAACCGTTTTTGCCAGACTACTGCCCAGCCGTGGCACCACAAACGTACCAAACGCCCAAAGGCCCAGCAACGTAACCAAAGCTATTCCCGATCCCGACGCCCGCGCCGATACCAGCAGCGCAACGCCTGTCCACAAGGCAAAATAAACGAGATAGATTGCCAGCATCAGCCCCAGGTTCGGCAGTATGTCGAAAAACGCGTCTGTACCACCCGCCAGCCAGACTGCCATGCCAGCCAACACCAGCATCGGCGCAACCAACGCCAGCACCACCCGATAAAGTGCAACGGCTTTGCCCCACAATATATAACGGGGAGCTACGCCGGCACTGAACAGCAGCCGCAGTGTACCACCCTCGCGCTCTTTGGTGAACAGGTTGAAGCCCAGCAGCACTATTGCCAGCGGCACCAGAAACTGCCACACAAAACCCACTGTCAGCGAACCGAACCTCGCCAGATTGCCCGCATCGTTGGCGTCGCGCTGTTTCACTTCGTTCTGGTTGTGGGCTTCCAGCCAAACGGCCTGACCGAGATAGTTTTCCAGACCCCGATCCAATACCGACAGGGGCGACAGGGGTTTGTAGACATAAAACCCGTAGTGTGCGGCTCCGTGCGGATTTTTAGTACCCTGTGCCAGCCACTGCCGATAGCTTGCGTCCGCTGCATCAGTATGCGTTCGATTCGTGCTTACATACGTCGTATACCCTGATGCCAAAGCCACGGCAAACAGCGCGTAGAGCGTCAGCCCGATCCAGCGTACCCGACGGTCCTGCCCGTAATCGGCCATTTCTTTCTGAACCAGATTCAGCATGGTTGTTACGGGGTCACGGGTTCGTTTGAAACAGCTTTCATATAAATAGCTTCCAACTCGGCGGGGGTTACGTCGGCGGCATCGAGTTCGCAGACCAGAACGCCGTCGCGCATAATACCGATGCGGTCGGCAGCTTCTTTGGCTCGAAACAGATCGTGCGTCACCATCAGAATAGCCACACCATCGTCGCGTATGGATCGAATCAGGTTTGAGAACTCGTTGCTGGCGAGCGGATCGAGACCACTGGTCGGTTCGTCGAGAAACAGGGCTTTGGCCTGTTTGGCTAAAGCCATGGCAATACCCACTTTCTGGCGCATTCCTTTCGAGTAAGTTCCAACGTTCTGTGCATGTGCATCAGTCTGCAAACCAGCCCGGTTCAGCAGATCGCGAAGTTGTGTGTCCGTGTAATTCCGGCCCGATAACCCACTGAAAAAGGCGAGATTTTGCAGACCCGTCAGGTACGGGTACAGCATTACGTTTTCGGGAATGTAGGCTACCAGCGGTTTAGTGGCGGCACCCCCTTCGCGCAGTTCGATGCCATCGATGAATACCTGCCCGGACGTGGGTTCCAGAAAGCCCATGAAGAGGTTGATGGTCGTGCTTTTACCCGCGCCGTTGGCACCCAGCAGTGCGTAAATTTCGCCCGCCTGTACGTGCAGATTCAACTCCCGCAACGCAGTTTTCCGGTCGTATCGTTTCGTGAGGTTTATTGCCTGAAGCATACGCAAGGTAGAGACGGATAAAGAGAATTTAAGTTAGGTAGGGAACCGATTCATTCATTCACGCTTTCGGCCAGTGAACGTGTACATCAGCCCCAGCATGGCCGTGCGTGGCTGACCGGGGTTATATTGGGTGCGGTCGGTAGCGTTGTTGCCCCGGCTGGCCGAATTGGCGTACAGTTCGTTGGTGGCGTTCAACACGTTGACAAACACCTCGGCTCCGCGCCAGACGTAACCCGCACGCAGGTTGAGCAAACTGACGCCCCGACCACCCAGAAAGCCCCGGTCGTCGTAGCGATAGCGGTTAACCTGATCGACATACCACCAGCCAATACGTTGCCACTCCGCCGACAGCCGCAGTCCCTTCGCCCAGCCCGGTTTATAAATAACTTCGGTGTTACCGAGCCAGTTGGGCGACGAAGGCATGTCGAAGCCATCGAGTTTCTGCACAGCGTCGGTAGCGCGGGTAGAGAGCGTAAAGTCAACGAAGCGGTGAATGGCCCGCGTACCGCTGAACCGGATGAGCCAAGCATCGGTAGGCCGGTAGCTCAGACTCCACTCGACGCCCCGGTGTAGGGTCTGCCCGGCACTCTGAAAGTCGGTGTTACCGTCGGGCTGACGGATGCTCAGGATTTCATCGCGGGCATCCATATGGTAATAAGCCAGGTCGATATACAGCCGGTTTTTCAGCAACGACGCCCAGCCGCCCACTTCGCGGTTACTGAACTGTGCTGGTTTCAGGTTGTAATAAAACAAATCCTGACCGGGCTTCGGGTTGGGCCGTGGCCGAAAAATAGCCGACAGGCCCGGTGGGGCAAATCCCCGGCTGTAGTTGGCATATACGCCTACGCCCTGCCCCAAATCGTAGGTCAGACCGAGTTTGGGCGTAAACTGCTGGTAGGTTTTTGTACCGGTAGTTTTGTCGATAAAATTCTGATAATCAAACGCCATTCGGTCGAATCGTCCGCCTGCCGTAAGTTGTAGCCGGTCAAGAGGGCGCACGTCGAGCTGGGCGTATAAGGCTGTATTGAACAGGTTGGCCGCGTAGTTGGACACTTTCAGGTCGGGCCGTTCTTCGAGCAGGCGATACCGCTCCACAGACCGCCCATCGGCCCGCAGGTCGGCGGCTAAGTTGTATCGGTAGGCGTTGTACGACACGGGCGAGTAATCGGCTGAGCCGCCAACGATGAGCTTACTCCGCAGCCCATCGAAGCGTTGGCTATGCTGGGCAAGCAGCCCCCGGCTGGAGAAGGTAGTAATCTGATTTTCAGTCCAGGCAGTGCGTTGTCCAGTGGTCCAGCGCACGGTATGCGTCGGGCTTTGCGGGTAGTAGTTGTCCCGGTAAAACAGTGTTACAAAACTCTCAGAACCTCTTGCCCACTGGTGATTGAGCGTCAATCGGGCACGCATCGAACGAATGTTGCGGTCCATAAAGTCATTGAACACCACATACTGTCGGTTGTAATACGCTACACTGTCGATGCCGCCGTTTACCTGCGAGCGGTAGTTATTGTAGGCCACACTCGCCGTTAGTGTTGTACGATTGGTCAGGTGATAGTCGAGCCGGGCGTTCACCGACGTTTTGTCGTAGTCCATGTGTGGCAGCCAGGTGTCGCGCTGCCGGGCAAAAGAGCCGCCCACAAACACGCCAAGTTTTTTGGTCAGCATACCGCCCGCATTATACTGGACCCGCCGAAACGACCATTGATCGCCCTGTATACCCACGCGCACGGTCGGTATGGCCGTAGGCTGAAAGGTAATCAGGTTGATGGCTCCACCCACGGCTTCCGGCCCATACAGGCTCGATGCCGGGCCACGCACTACCTCGATACTACTGATTGCCAACAGGTTGGTTTCGATCAGCGAATTGTGATTAAACAGGCCCATCGGTCGCAGCGGTACGCCGTCTTCCATATAGAGAAAATAAGCGTTGGTTGAGAGCGGTTGCCGGATCGACATCGAATGCTGCTCATTTTGCAGATTGGGCATCGCTACCCCCGGCACTTTGTTGAGCAGTTCGACCAAGTTCTGCGGGCGCGTTTCCTGAACGAGAGTTGTGTTCAGTTTGGCGATGGCTACGGGAGCTTCGGTGCGCTTTTGCGCTTCGCGGCTCGCCGTTACGACAATGGCTTGCAGGTCTTCGACTGCCGGTTCGAGGGCAATGCGCCACTCGCCGGTGGCGGGTGCCGTCACCAACCGTTCGCGGTAGCCAACAGTTGAAATGCGTAGTTGCCGGGCGTCGGTCGTCAGACTGAACCGCCCGGCCCGGTTAGTGATAGCTCCTGCGGTCGTGCCGGGCACCTGCACCGTAGCCCCGGCGATGGGTTCGTTGCTTTCAGCGTCGTAAACGCAGCCGTTGCGACTGGTTTGAGCGTATGAGAACACACAACCAACCAGCATAAGAAAAAGAGGAAGTAGGCGCATAGGTATCCTGTGCAACTATGTTGCCATGAAAAAATTAACCAGTTTTTAGCTAATTAGAGCAGTTGATTCGGATTGATCTTTTTTGCCATTGCCAGCAGTTTGCCGCCTTCTTCTGAGCGACCACCGGCCATAGCAATAGCACTGGCCCGACGGAGCAATTCGGGGTCTTTATTGCCGGTTCGCATCGCTACGGCCACGTGTTCCTGTGCTTTGGCAATGTTCTTCTGACCGAAATAAACCCAGGCTAACGCGTGGTTCACGTCAATGTTTTTGGGCCGTTTTCTGTATTCTTTCAGCCCATAAACCAATGCCGAATCCAACTGACCAGAGGCCGTATAGAGTTTACACAGTTCCAGGTCAACGGCGTGGCCGGAGCGGGCATCTTCATCGAGCATAGTGGCTACTTCAGCGTATTTCGTCAACGCTTTGGCCTTATCACCCTGCAACGCATACATGTCGGCCATTTCTTCATGGAAGGAGAACTCAGGCATGATCGAGGCCGCCTTGTCGAGCGTAGCTAAAGCGGCTGGATACTGTCGGCGGGCTTTCTGGATGCTGGCTTTTCCGCGCAGGGCGAAGGCATAACTGGGCCGCACTACCAGAATACCATCGTATTCGCGTTCGGCTGCGGCCAACTGCCCCGTGGTTTCGTAGAGATGGCCCAGCGTATTTTTGCTCCAGCAGTAAGGCTCCGAACCGGGCAATCCGGCCTGAACGGCCATTTTCATGGCTTCGATGGCTCCTTTGTAATCACCATAAATTTCGCGAAGGTATGAAGCCCGCGAATACGACTCCAGCGAAGGTTTCAGTTCCTGCATTTTATCGGACATGCTCACGGCCTGTTCGTAGTCGCCCAGTTCTACGTTGGCGTCTACCAGTACCCCATATACGTAAGCGTTGTGCGGGTTGATCTGACGTGCTTTTTCGGCCAATGTTCGCGCTTCGGCAAACTGATGTTGCGACATCTTAACCGACGATTTGAACGTGATAGCTTCAAAGTTTTTCGGGTCGATTGCCAGCACACCGTCCAGAATTTTCAGGATGGCCGGATAATAATACGGATGCTCGCCCGTGATACGCGCTTCGGCGAGGTAGATCATGGCAACCTGTAGCCGGGGTTTTACATCACCGGGATTTTTCCAGATTGCCTGCTGCAACTCTGTTACCTTCTGTTGCGTCCGGGGCCATTCGGGGGTCTTCGCCAGTTCGCCCTGCCGTTGGAACAGCGCAGGCATCGTCGTTGGGTCGTCGGTTGTCTGGGTGGTTTCGGTCGAGGATTTGGACTGGCAACCGACCTGATTGAGCAAAGCCAAACCAACTAAAAATGATATGTATAGCGTGCGCATGGTGGTAGGTTTTGTATTTCCCAACCCTGAGTCAGGGTTGGGGAATGTGAAGGGTCAATGCCGAATAATACGGAGCATGTGTCGGTCGGTGGGCGTGGCTGCTTTCAGCAGATACGCTCCTGGCTGTGTACCCAATTTCAGCGTTCGGCGTTCTACCTCGTCGGCTTCGTTGAGTTTGATCTGACTCACTACCTGCCCCTGCGTGTTTACCACACTCAGTTGTAATGCCTGTTTTGCAGCACCCCGCACTTCAATGGTCACTTCTTCGGCAGTAGTCGGATTTCCTAAAATACGCATGCGTAATCCGGTAGCTTCTTCTTCCAGAGCAGCTACACGAGCCGGCTGATGCGGAGTCGATGTAGGCACAAACGAGTTAGGTCCGGTGTACTCATTACCGATAAAGCCGCGCCAGGGGTCCTGTACGAAGGGGAAGTTTGCCTTGAACGTCGTGTCATTTTTGGTGATGCCCGCGTTGAAGCCCAATACGTTGCCAAGCTGCGGTGTAACGGGACTGGGTGAGGTGCCGGGGGTGAAATCATCGTACCACAAGCCCAGTGCCGCCAGCACCACGCCCCCCACCGCCTGCAACTCAATCGTCGTCACGTCATCCTCCAGCCGACGACCGTTGGGAAAGCCGTCCATGTTGGGAATGAACTGCAAGTTGGGGTTGGTGTAGCGGCTGTCGGTCAGCCCCAGTACGGCTGCCTGCACCAGCCCCAACGACGAAAACTCCGGGGCCGAGCGGGGCGTAGCGGGTACGGCCATGTTCAGCCGCAGCATGTCGCCCAGTGTGGGCAAAAAGTTGTGGACGAAGGGCTTGCCCACGGCTAAGGGGTTGCCGTTCTTGCCCGTTGCCAACTGGTAAGGAGCCAGGTTGGGTACGCCCGTGTAGAAGATGGGCAGCAGGTCGACGGCGCGGGGGCTGGCGTTGTTGGGCAGCAGGACGGCCCCGAAGGCGTTCTCGGCCAGAGCCGTGCCATTGAGGGCGGCATTGCCTTTGAGGGTGAACAGGCCCGGTTTGCCGTTGCGGAAGTCGAAGCTACCCAGCGACCGCGACTGAATCCGTAGCGCGGCTAAACCCGGCACAGCCCCGCCAAACTGCGAATCGTCCATGTAGAGGGCGAGTTCGGGGTTGACAAAGTACTGGGCAAAGCGCAGGTCGTTGTTGTTGTAGGGAGTCAGGGCATTCCAGCGGTCTTTCTGGCCGATGGGGATGACGACCTCGTTGGTCAGGGGCATCCCCAGCCGGGAGACCTGCACGTACTCGCCATCGAAGCCCACGTCGCCCTCGTTGTAGAAAGTGCGGATGCGCTGGCGGGATGCCGAAGCCCAAACGCCAATCACATAGTCAGGGTCGAGAATGTTGGCGGCCTGAGCCACGTTCTTTCTGTCTTTTTGGAGGGTCGATACGGGCACTTCGATAGCAATAGTATGGCAGTTGTACTTTGCCACTGCATCCGGGCCGGGTTGCCGGAAATTACCAACGTCAAACGCTCCGCCCAAATCGACGAAGAACGGGTCATCGACCGGACCGCAGAATATCCGTTCGCCCGTCGACGCGGTCATGATGGCACGGGTAGCCAGTGTATTGTAATTCGGTGCGCCTAAGCCGACTGTCTTATTTTCGATGGAACGCGGGCCGATATTAGCTGGTGGCACAATGCCATTGCTGATAATCGTCTGGAAGGTTCTGCCCCCATCCATGCTACGTTCGCAGGTATACGTTGCCCGCTGGTTTTGCTTGCCCAGCCGAATGTTGAAAAACGTGGTCGGGTCTTCGTTCGTTACCTGAAAAGTAAAGCGGTAGGTGATGTCGTCGCCGGGGGTATCGGCCCGGTTCTTTACGTGAATTTCGTACCGGATTCGTTCGCCAAATGTGTACCAGTTCGGGCCACCTGCAGGGTCTTCAAACGGAATGTAGTTGGCAATCAGAACAATTCGTTCGGCATTGACTGGGCTTTTGAAGGCGTAAACGTCGGTGTTGTCGGCCAGCGGATCGTTCGAAATAAGCGGAGCTTCGCGGTGACTTGAGGCCACTGACGGACTAAATGGCAAGGCGGCTACTACCGTCGCTACCAGCAGAATGAGTAACTTTTTCATGTTGTCAGGAACGGAAGAGGGTTTAAAATTTAACCACTTTTGTATAGTTGAAACCACGCCAGGGCGTCTGCACATACGGGAAGTTGGGCTTCAGTGTCGTGTCGTTTTTGGTGATGCCTGCGCTGAACGTCAACACGTTGAGCAGGTTGTTGGTCACGGGGCTGGGCGAAGTACCGGGGGTGAAATCGTCGTACCACAAGCCCAGTGCCGCCAGCACCACGCCCCCCACCGCCTGCAACTCAATCGTCGTCACGTCATCCTCCAGCCGACGACCGTTGGGAAAGCCGTCCATGTTGGGAATGAACTGCAAGTTAGGGTTGGTGTAACGGCTGTCGGTCAGCCCCAGTACGGCTGCCTGCACCAGCCCCAGCGACGAAAACTCCGGGGCTGAGCGGGGCGTAGCGGGTACGGCCATGTTCAGCCGCAGCATGTCGCCTAAGGTGGGCAGAAAGTTGTGGACGAAGGGCTTGCCCACGGCTAAGGGGTTGCCGTTCTTGCCCGTTGCCAACTGGTAAGGAGCCAGGTTGGGTACGCCCGTGTAGAAGATGGGCAGCAGGTCGACGGCGCGGGGGCTGGCGTTGTTGGGCAGCAGCAGCGCGCCGAAGGCGTTCTCGGCCAGGGCCGTGCCATTGAGGGCGGCATTGCCTTTGAGACCGAACAGGCCCGGTTTGCCATTGCGGAAGTCGAAACTACCCAACGACCGCGACTGAATCCGCAACCCCTTCAGCGACGGTACGGCCCCGCCAAATTGGGCGTCGTCCATATAAAGGGCCAGTTCGGGGTTGACAAAGTACTGAGCAAAGCGCAGGTCGTTGTTGTTGTAGGGAGTCAGGGCATTCCAACGGTCTTTCTGGCCGATGGGGATGACAACCTCGTTGGTCAGGGGCATCCCCAGCCGGGAAACCTGGACATACTCGCCATCGAAGCCCACGTCGCCTTCGTTGTAGAAGGTGCGGATGCGCTGGCGGGATGCCGAAGCCCAAACACCAATCACATAGTTGGGGTCGAGAATATTGGCGGCTTGGGTAATGTTTTTCCCGTCTTTCTGTAACAGATTTACAGGGATTTTTAGCGCAATGGTGTGGCAGTTGTACCGGGCCAGCCCGTCTTTGGAGGGGTTTGTTGCGTTGCCGCTGGGTCGGAAATTGCCAACATCGAACGCACCTGCCAGATCGACGAAGAACGGGTCGTCGGCGGGGCCGCAGAATACCTGCTCGCCGGTCGAGGCCGTAGCAATAGCCCGCTGAATCAGCGAATTATAATCGGTGCCAAGCCCCACCACCGTGTTGTCGATAGAGCGCGGGCCGATATTGGCCGGTGGCACAATGCCGTTGCGAACAATAACCGTAAAGGTCCGTCCGCCATCGGTACTCTTCTCGCAGGTATAGGTCGTCCGTAAGTTTTGTCGGCCCAGCCGGATGTTGAAAAAGGTGGTTGGGTCTTCGTTTACCTTCTGAAAGGTGAAGCGGTAGGTGATGTCGTCGCCGGGGGTATCGGCCCGGTTCTTAACATGGATTTCGTACCGGATTCGTTCGCCAAAATTATAATAGTTCGGACCACCTTCGGGCGATTCAAACGGGATATAATTGGCAATGATCGTAATGGCGTTGGGATCGTCGGGGCTTTTAAAGGCGTAAACGTCAGTGTTATCGGCCAGTGGATCGTTGGAGATGAGCGGGGCTTCGCGGTGGCTCGACGCATAACCGATGGTAGCCACAGTCAGCAGCAATAGCATGCCGCTGAAAAAACGAGAAATACGGTTCATGTAGTAAACGGTTTAAACATGCATAAATGGACAACAATAGACAGTGAGAAAGTGCAGAAGGCAGACCAAACACAGTATTTTCCCGAAAGCCGGAGTCGACCTTCGGCAACGTTGGCAGAAGTACGCGTAGTGCCGGATGAGCAGATACGCACACACATACGTTGCAGACACTCAGCCGGTTTTGTGTGATTGAAGTTTTTTTTCTGGAACTGAGCGAACGGTAAATTCAGCCTGTTGAAGGCCAAGTAATAGTCAACTTACAGCGTATAATTACTTATTGTATCTATGATGCTCAATAGTACTTATAAGGAAGCATGTACTATATGGAAACACGAGTCAAATTACAATTCTATTATTACCACCTGCACCGTATAATCCTCTTGTTTCTACTATTTATACAAAAATTTCCTGAACTAATAGGTTAAGTATTCGCTGCATTTCGCTCATATGGAAAAGATAGGTTCAGATGAGAAAGCGGCTGAGTGCAACGGAAGCAGAGCAACTTTGGCAGGACTACCGGGCCGGTGATATCTATGCACTGGCGAATCTGATGCAGCAGCACTACGCCGATTTGTTTCATTGGGGTATGCGGCTCTGTGCCGACCGGGACTTTGTCAAAGACAGCATTCAGGAGGTGTTTCTTAGTCTGTGGCGAATGCAGGCTACCATTGCGCCGGTTGCCAATGTTCGCGCCTACTTGCTGATGGTCTTGAAAAGCCGGATTTTGCGGGAAATCGCCCGCACAAACGCTGGCTATACAGTCGGGCTTACCGACGACTACGTGTTTTCGGTCGAATTTTCGGCTGACACGCACCTGATCGATGAGGAGAACGAAATTTACCAGCTTCG from Spirosoma montaniterrae encodes:
- a CDS encoding DUF4331 domain-containing protein; protein product: MNRISRFFSGMLLLLTVATIGYASSHREAPLISNDPLADNTDVYAFKSPDDPNAITIIANYIPFESPEGGPNYYNFGERIRYEIHVKNRADTPGDDITYRFTFQKVNEDPTTFFNIRLGRQNLRTTYTCEKSTDGGRTFTVIVRNGIVPPANIGPRSIDNTVVGLGTDYNSLIQRAIATASTGEQVFCGPADDPFFVDLAGAFDVGNFRPSGNATNPSKDGLARYNCHTIALKIPVNLLQKDGKNITQAANILDPNYVIGVWASASRQRIRTFYNEGDVGFDGEYVQVSRLGMPLTNEVVIPIGQKDRWNALTPYNNNDLRFAQYFVNPELALYMDDAQFGGAVPSLKGLRIQSRSLGSFDFRNGKPGLFGLKGNAALNGTALAENAFGALLLPNNASPRAVDLLPIFYTGVPNLAPYQLATGKNGNPLAVGKPFVHNFLPTLGDMLRLNMAVPATPRSAPEFSSLGLVQAAVLGLTDSRYTNPNLQFIPNMDGFPNGRRLEDDVTTIELQAVGGVVLAALGLWYDDFTPGTSPSPVTNNLLNVLTFSAGITKNDTTLKPNFPYVQTPWRGFNYTKVVKF
- a CDS encoding RNA polymerase sigma factor, with the protein product MRKRLSATEAEQLWQDYRAGDIYALANLMQQHYADLFHWGMRLCADRDFVKDSIQEVFLSLWRMQATIAPVANVRAYLLMVLKSRILREIARTNAGYTVGLTDDYVFSVEFSADTHLIDEENEIYQLRTIEKLINQLPARQKELIYLRFYQNLSFEQIAEVMQLGRQSVYNLLQKSLNSLRRNWSIGSGGLLIMLTSLC